The genome window TCACAGCTCGGCAGAGCTTCCAGCTCACTCCTCCTGCGTCCCTGCATAAATATTATGACTGCATTACACaaacaatattcatgtaaaaaaaCGTTCAACATCTACACAGGACGCCGCGAACAGACGGGCATATCGCATCAGATTGAGTATTAGCTGATCTACCGGGGCTTTtgcttgatttttatttaaaggaggCCAgggaaaatgtttacattttgctGTATAAACATCCTGCCCATGTTCCTGTCTATCTTTTACAGAAATCAGAAGGGTGGTTTTGAATAAGAAGGGCATATTCTCTTGTCGATAATTTTTTTGTGcactaaaaatgttttataaaatatttagtttaataGCCTAATAATGGACACGTGACCCATGTACCGTACTGGTGCATCAAGGCGTGTGGCCTGACATTGAGAGATAATGTTTGCACTGCAGGCTTATGAATCTACACAGTTTATATTACTTTCATCAATATTtagtgttaaaaataaaataatatttaaaaaacaggcTACATTTGTAGGCGATCTTAAGGCCCCATCCAGTGTAGTTATCAGTGTGTGATCATATAATACTAAGAAGCCATTTAAATGTCGCTCTACAGCGTAAAAGCTATACGATAGATATATTCCCTATTTCAATataaagaaggggaaaaaaacatttccctgAAAAGTGAACGCACACAGATGTGCATGCTTAAGCCCACCACTGGAGTAGGAGGGAACTGGGCGGGTCTTAACATTAGGATGGCCAAGACATCCAGCTTCCAATGCGCTGATGGCAACAGATAAGTAAAAAGTGAGCTCCTCGGACGCAAGACAACACACCAACTGAAGTGGAAAACGGCTCCTGTTCTGCTCCTTATCCCATTTCGGACGCTGCCTACAAGGCGGTACGGCTTCAGACTGCTGCAGGACTGAATCAAAAGGAAGAAGTCAGAGTAAAGAAGACAGCCTCGCCTTTGGCTCGTGCGTTAAGTTTGCCTATAAGGTTACATTTTTTGCTCTTTATGTCAGCGAATCAGTATTCAATTGTGTAGTTTTTATAGTTGGAAAGGTGGAAAGCAACCTTTTTTGTTTGCTATCTCGAAGACTAAATTTAACTAATGACGGCAGAGGTCCAGCAGCCCCCAGCGCAGACTCCTGCCCAGAGCAGCCCGATGTCTGCCCCGGAGAAGCCGCACGGACAGACGGCGGTGATGGAAACCGCCTCCTCCACTACGAAAACCAAAAAGACAAACGCAGGCATCCGGAGACCAGAGAAGCCCCCATATTCATACATTGCTTTAATAGTCATGGCAATCCAGAGCTCTCCAACCAAGCGACTGACGCTCAGTGAAATATACCAATTCCTGCAGAGCCGCTTCCCGTTTTTTAGGGGCTCATACCAGGGTTGGAAGAACTCCGTGCGTCACAACTTGTCTCTGAACGAGTGCTTCATTAAGCTGCCCAAGGGCCTCGGCCGGCCAGGGAAGGGCCACTACTGGACTATCGACCCGGCTAGTGAGTTTATGTTTGAGGAAGGCTCCTTTAGAAGGAGACCCAGGGGTTTTAGGCGCAAGTGCCAGGCGCTGAAGCCCATGTACAGCATGATGAACGGCCTGGGATTCAACCATATCCCCGAGTCCTACAACTTCCAAGGGAGCGGCGGGGGCCTTTCATGCCCGCCCAACGGCTTGTCTCTGGACAGTGGGATTGGGATGATGAATGGACACTTGTCAGGTAACATGGAAGGGATGGGTCTGTCCGGGCACACCATGTCACACTTGTCGACCAACGGTGGACATTCATACATGGGAAGTTGTACAGGATCCACTGGCAGTGATTACCCCCACCACGACAATTCCGCCTCGCCTCTGCTCACCAGCGGAGGAGTCATGGAGCCTCACCCCGTCTACTCGAGCTCAGCCTCGGCGTGGGCTCCGGCCCCCTCGGCGTCGCTGAATAACGGGGCCTCCTACATAAAGCAGCAGCCTCTGTCTCCTTGTAATCCAGGGGCAAACTCGCTGCAGCCAAGCTTGCCCACACATTCACTAGACCAATCTTACCTGCACCAGAACGGGCACAGCACTACAGATTTACAAGGTAAGCTCAATGGAATTTATCCACTTCAAAAAACtgtaacatgtttaaaactgtaTCATTTTATAAAGAAAACAAGTGGGGAGAAGTAGATCGTAGGAAGAAAGATGATGCAGGAATATTTAGAAATTCCAAACTTTTAATCTTAATTACCAGACGGTCTAAACAATAGCCTACGCATGGGTCACGGATATGGTCTTATGCCAAACGTGGGCGTAATGGAAATAACGAACAGCCTCTACCTTATTTGAATGCGTTTATTTCGCTGTCAATAAACCCATCTGATGTCTCTATTGCACAAAACGGAAGAATAATTCAATTCAAGCCAGCCCATTAAGGAAAATGATGCAACTAAAAGAAACCACGTATTTCCTCTCACGAAAATGAAAGCTTCATTACTGTCCTGCTCCAATTGAAACAGAGAACTCAAATAAAACCCAGATAACCAAGGGGTTTCAGACTCGCACCGTTCCAATTTCtggaagtgataaaaaaagagagTCTGCCGGGACAGTTTAGAGTCGTGCCAATCTCTGGGTAAGAAAAACAAGCCCGGTCGGGACCAGCCTGCCTTGCCTAGAGGCCCTGAGTCCTCCGGGACTGGCGTGCAAAGGGCCACTGTCAATTAGCCCTGCAAGCCCGCCTCCACTTTTTGACAATCCTAATCACGCTTGCTAAATGGACTCTGTGTCTGTGAGGAATAAAGTTAGAAAAACTAGAAACT of Etheostoma spectabile isolate EspeVRDwgs_2016 chromosome 1, UIUC_Espe_1.0, whole genome shotgun sequence contains these proteins:
- the foxf1 gene encoding forkhead box protein F1; its protein translation is MTAEVQQPPAQTPAQSSPMSAPEKPHGQTAVMETASSTTKTKKTNAGIRRPEKPPYSYIALIVMAIQSSPTKRLTLSEIYQFLQSRFPFFRGSYQGWKNSVRHNLSLNECFIKLPKGLGRPGKGHYWTIDPASEFMFEEGSFRRRPRGFRRKCQALKPMYSMMNGLGFNHIPESYNFQGSGGGLSCPPNGLSLDSGIGMMNGHLSGNMEGMGLSGHTMSHLSTNGGHSYMGSCTGSTGSDYPHHDNSASPLLTSGGVMEPHPVYSSSASAWAPAPSASLNNGASYIKQQPLSPCNPGANSLQPSLPTHSLDQSYLHQNGHSTTDLQGIPRYHSQSPSMCDRKEFVFSFNAMTSSAMHSPSSSSYYHHQQVSYQDIKPCVM